A part of Amycolatopsis camponoti genomic DNA contains:
- a CDS encoding pyridoxamine 5'-phosphate oxidase family protein, whose product MSVDLEQVRELSLRENGLATVATTRGDGTVHSSVVNAGVFADPVTGAPGVAYVAVGRAHKLALLRRAGHATVTFRRGWNWVSVTGATHLIGPDDPDPAFDPAGLPKLLRDVFVAATGTHDDWDEYDRVMAEERRVAVFVTADRIIGNP is encoded by the coding sequence ATGAGCGTTGATCTCGAGCAGGTTCGCGAGCTGTCGCTGCGGGAAAACGGCCTGGCCACCGTCGCCACGACGCGGGGCGACGGCACCGTTCACTCCTCCGTCGTCAACGCCGGTGTCTTCGCCGACCCGGTGACCGGCGCGCCCGGTGTCGCGTACGTCGCCGTCGGGCGGGCGCACAAGCTCGCGCTGCTGCGGCGGGCCGGGCACGCCACCGTGACCTTCCGCCGCGGCTGGAACTGGGTCTCCGTCACCGGAGCGACCCACCTCATCGGGCCGGACGACCCCGACCCCGCCTTCGACCCCGCGGGCCTGCCGAAGCTCCTGCGCGACGTCTTCGTCGCCGCCACCGGCACCCACGACGACTGGGACGAGTACGACCGCGTCATGGCCGAAGAGCGGCGGGTCGCGGTGTTCGTCACGGCGGACCGGATAATCGGCAACCCCTGA
- a CDS encoding family 20 glycosylhydrolase, translated as MKTPFARRLGRALAVLALIGASTTAAQLAPAAAATPALQSIVPVPASVTPAAGVTFPLVSTTKIVTEAGSAPAKDVGTYLAGVLRPSTGFALPVSDAPASVPSDSIALLLSGAPASVGTQGYQLVATASSVTLRAQTADGLFAGVQTLRQMLPGRVESPTAQAGPWTVPGATIVDYPRFGYRGAMLDVARHFHPVSTVKRYIDELAQYKINNLHLHLADDQGWRIQIDSWPRLTTYGGSTQVGGGAGGYYTKAQYTDIVTYAASRHITVIPEIDMPGHVNAALASYAELNCNGVAPALRTDTAVGYSSLCISKDITYTFVGDVLRELAALTPGPYLHIGGDEASSTSAADYVTFVNKVLPLVAATGKSVVGWHDIAKASLPASASPQFWGTSTSDAGVSTAVSRGSKVILSPANKAYLDMKYNSSTPIGLSWAGYIEVQDAYGWNPGAYLSGVGESAVRGVESPLWAETVVTPADIDYLAFPRLAAHAELGWSPWSTHDWTAFRTRLGAQAPRWVAQGLNFYRSSQVAWDTGGTTNPGTCADPAWAASQVYTGGNVVSHNGHKWTAKWWTQGEEPGTTGQWGVWTDNGAC; from the coding sequence GTGAAGACTCCCTTCGCGCGGCGGCTCGGCCGCGCGCTCGCCGTGCTGGCGCTGATCGGCGCCAGTACGACCGCCGCCCAGCTGGCCCCGGCCGCGGCGGCCACACCGGCGCTGCAGTCGATCGTGCCCGTGCCGGCCTCGGTGACCCCGGCGGCCGGCGTCACGTTCCCGCTGGTCTCGACGACGAAGATCGTCACCGAAGCCGGCTCGGCGCCGGCCAAGGACGTCGGCACCTACCTGGCCGGCGTGCTGCGGCCGTCGACCGGCTTCGCGCTGCCGGTGTCCGACGCGCCCGCGTCCGTGCCGTCCGACAGCATCGCGCTGCTGCTGAGCGGCGCGCCCGCTTCCGTCGGCACGCAGGGCTACCAGCTCGTGGCGACGGCGTCTTCGGTCACCCTGCGCGCCCAGACGGCCGACGGGCTCTTCGCGGGCGTCCAGACACTGCGTCAGATGCTGCCGGGCCGGGTCGAAAGCCCCACGGCCCAAGCGGGACCGTGGACCGTCCCGGGCGCGACGATCGTCGACTACCCGCGCTTCGGCTACCGCGGCGCGATGCTCGACGTCGCCCGGCACTTCCACCCGGTGTCGACCGTGAAGCGGTACATCGACGAGCTGGCCCAGTACAAGATCAACAACCTGCACCTGCACCTGGCCGACGACCAGGGCTGGCGCATCCAGATCGACAGCTGGCCCCGCCTGACGACCTACGGCGGCAGCACGCAGGTCGGCGGCGGCGCGGGCGGCTACTACACGAAGGCGCAGTACACGGACATCGTGACCTACGCGGCCTCGCGCCACATCACGGTCATCCCGGAGATCGACATGCCGGGTCACGTGAACGCGGCGCTGGCGTCGTACGCGGAGCTGAACTGCAACGGGGTGGCGCCGGCGCTGCGGACGGACACGGCGGTGGGCTACAGCTCGCTGTGCATCTCGAAGGACATCACGTACACGTTCGTCGGCGACGTCCTGCGCGAGCTGGCGGCGTTGACCCCGGGCCCGTACCTCCACATCGGCGGCGACGAGGCGTCCTCGACGTCGGCGGCGGACTACGTGACGTTCGTGAACAAGGTGCTCCCCCTGGTGGCGGCCACGGGCAAGTCGGTGGTGGGCTGGCACGACATCGCGAAGGCTTCCCTGCCCGCTTCGGCTTCCCCGCAGTTCTGGGGAACCTCCACGTCGGACGCGGGGGTGTCGACGGCGGTCTCCCGCGGCAGCAAGGTGATCCTGTCGCCGGCGAACAAGGCGTACCTGGACATGAAGTACAACAGCTCGACCCCGATCGGCCTGTCGTGGGCGGGCTACATCGAGGTCCAGGACGCGTACGGCTGGAACCCGGGCGCGTACCTGTCGGGGGTCGGCGAGTCGGCGGTCCGCGGAGTGGAATCGCCGCTGTGGGCGGAGACGGTGGTGACACCCGCGGACATCGACTACCTGGCGTTCCCGCGCCTGGCGGCGCACGCCGAGCTGGGCTGGTCCCCGTGGTCGACCCACGACTGGACGGCGTTCCGCACCCGCCTGGGCGCGCAGGCCCCGCGCTGGGTGGCGCAGGGGCTGAACTTCTACCGGTCGTCGCAGGTTGCCTGGGACACCGGCGGGACGACGAACCCGGGCACGTGCGCGGACCCGGCTTGGGCGGCGTCACAGGTGTACACGGGCGGGAACGTGGTGTCGCACAACGGCCACAAGTGGACGGCCAAGTGGTGGACGCAGGGCGAGGAGCCGGGGACAACGGGCCAGTGGGGAGTGTGGACCGACAACGGCGCCTGCTGA
- a CDS encoding MarR family winged helix-turn-helix transcriptional regulator, translated as MAEELAPESPFALLTAAETAAWYAYMKVHLRLEYELNRQLRADSGISLADYHVLVALTSEPEGRMRVTDLAIRIGWERSRLSHHLKRMRERELVETGANAEDRRAVDVALSEAGREALRQAGPDHVEFVRKAFLDTLGPDGMPQLATLLDRVYDALVEHGTLPRPDDHP; from the coding sequence ATGGCCGAAGAGCTCGCGCCGGAGTCGCCGTTCGCGCTGCTGACGGCCGCCGAGACGGCCGCCTGGTACGCGTACATGAAGGTGCACCTGCGCCTGGAGTACGAGCTGAACCGGCAGCTGCGCGCCGACAGCGGGATCTCGCTCGCCGACTACCACGTGCTGGTCGCCCTCACGAGCGAGCCGGAAGGCCGGATGCGGGTCACCGACCTCGCGATCCGCATCGGCTGGGAACGCAGCCGGCTTTCGCACCACCTCAAGCGGATGCGGGAACGCGAACTGGTCGAGACCGGTGCCAACGCCGAGGACCGCCGGGCCGTCGACGTCGCCTTGTCCGAGGCCGGCCGGGAGGCGCTGCGCCAAGCCGGGCCGGACCACGTCGAGTTCGTGCGGAAGGCGTTCCTGGACACGCTCGGGCCGGACGGGATGCCGCAGCTGGCGACCTTGCTGGACCGCGTCTACGACGCGCTCGTCGAGCACGGCACCCTGCCCCGGCCGGACGACCACCCGTGA
- a CDS encoding nuclear transport factor 2 family protein, with amino-acid sequence MATVAELMEANLLGVFNERDDERRAKAIAATYAADVVFVDPEGSATGHEELNAKAKGLLDQSPGFVFAAAGPVLVNHDLGHLAWELGPAGGPPVVRGIDVALVEDGLIKKLYTMLLPG; translated from the coding sequence ATGGCGACGGTGGCCGAGCTGATGGAAGCCAACCTGCTCGGGGTGTTCAACGAACGCGACGACGAACGGCGCGCGAAGGCGATCGCGGCGACCTACGCCGCCGACGTCGTGTTCGTCGATCCCGAAGGCAGCGCGACCGGCCACGAGGAGCTGAACGCCAAGGCCAAGGGGCTGCTGGACCAGTCGCCGGGGTTCGTGTTCGCCGCGGCCGGGCCGGTGCTGGTCAACCACGACCTGGGCCACCTCGCCTGGGAGCTCGGTCCGGCGGGCGGGCCGCCGGTCGTGCGCGGGATCGACGTCGCCCTCGTCGAAGACGGGCTCATCAAGAAGCTCTACACGATGCTGCTGCCCGGCTGA
- a CDS encoding nitronate monooxygenase, whose protein sequence is MFDELTFPVIAAPMAGGPTTPELVAAVSEAGGFGFLSAGMLTPAALAAQIDRTRELTGREFGVNLFVPQPDTGADVSAHQERLQAFAREYDVELGEPKWDDDAYPAKLDVVLEKRVPVVSFTFGPPSPSDVVRLHEAGSAVVVTVTTPEAARRAAGLGADALVLQGFEAGGHRSLFTDDARLPGGGAEYGVLALLRLVAAHVDLPLVAAGGLVHGADVAAVLAAGAVAAQLGTVFLRADEAGTSEAHRKALALAERETAFTRAFSGRPARGLVNKFMDVLSEGAPAAYPQLNSLAGPVRKAAAKAGDPEAISLWAGQTYPLAYDASAAVILERLKVEARDAAARLDRIR, encoded by the coding sequence ATGTTCGACGAGCTGACGTTCCCGGTCATCGCCGCCCCGATGGCGGGCGGGCCGACCACCCCCGAGCTGGTCGCCGCGGTCAGCGAGGCCGGCGGGTTCGGCTTCCTTTCGGCCGGCATGCTCACGCCCGCGGCGCTCGCCGCGCAGATCGACCGCACGCGGGAGCTGACCGGCCGCGAGTTCGGCGTCAACCTCTTCGTCCCGCAGCCCGACACCGGCGCCGACGTTTCCGCGCACCAGGAGCGCCTGCAGGCCTTCGCCCGCGAATACGACGTCGAACTCGGCGAACCGAAGTGGGACGACGACGCGTACCCCGCGAAGCTGGACGTCGTGCTCGAGAAGCGGGTTCCCGTGGTGTCGTTCACCTTCGGGCCGCCGTCGCCGTCGGACGTCGTCCGGCTCCACGAGGCCGGCAGCGCGGTCGTCGTCACGGTGACGACCCCGGAAGCCGCGCGGCGGGCCGCGGGCCTCGGCGCCGACGCGCTCGTCCTGCAGGGCTTCGAAGCGGGCGGGCACCGGTCCCTGTTCACCGACGACGCGCGCCTGCCGGGCGGTGGCGCCGAATACGGCGTCCTCGCGCTGCTGCGGCTCGTCGCGGCGCACGTCGACCTGCCGCTGGTCGCGGCCGGGGGTCTGGTGCACGGCGCGGACGTCGCCGCCGTGCTCGCCGCGGGAGCCGTCGCCGCCCAGCTGGGCACGGTCTTCCTGCGCGCCGACGAAGCCGGGACCTCCGAGGCCCACCGCAAGGCCCTGGCGCTGGCCGAGCGCGAGACGGCGTTCACGCGCGCCTTCAGCGGCCGTCCGGCACGCGGGCTGGTCAACAAGTTCATGGACGTGCTCTCCGAAGGCGCGCCCGCGGCCTACCCGCAGCTCAACAGCCTCGCCGGGCCGGTGCGGAAGGCGGCGGCGAAGGCCGGCGATCCGGAGGCGATTTCGCTGTGGGCGGGCCAGACGTACCCGCTCGCCTACGACGCGTCGGCCGCCGTCATCCTCGAACGGCTGAAGGTCGAGGCGCGCGACGCCGCCGCACGCCTCGACCGGATCCGCTAG
- a CDS encoding amino acid permease: MSSPVGAGSGIFRRKPIDQIQDTSESGGLKRTLGLWQLTAIGIGGIIGAGIFALAGSVAHGDDSAGIPGVGPAVLISFLIAGVASAAAAFSYAEFAGLIPKAGSAYTYGYAVLGEVVGWFIGWDLLLEYTAIVAVVAIGISGYFSFLLGQLGLDLPAWMLGAPGTGPGHKVDLFAMLLCLLIAYLLNRGIRSAARFETVMVGIKVLIVLVVILVGFFYVKTGNYTPFAPAGFGGAVTGAATVFFAVFGYDAMSTAAEESKDAQRHMPKAILYSLGISMVLYVLACLVLTGMQKYTEIDPKSGFSTAFKSVGLSGLATVIAIGAIVGILTVLFTFLMGATRVGYSMSRDGLLPPWFGKTNPKRQVPSRMTWILGGASAIIAGVLPIGEAAELTNIGILLAFVVVCVAVIVLRYKQPNLPRTFKTPGMPVVPAVGIVFSIWLITFLQPATWIRFAIWFAIGMVIYFLYSRRHSLLNHTPAASSASDVEKTD, from the coding sequence ATGTCCTCTCCAGTGGGTGCCGGCTCCGGCATCTTCCGGCGAAAGCCGATCGACCAGATCCAGGACACCTCGGAAAGCGGTGGCCTGAAACGCACCCTGGGCCTGTGGCAGCTGACCGCCATCGGCATCGGCGGCATCATCGGCGCGGGGATCTTCGCCCTCGCCGGCAGTGTCGCCCACGGCGACGACTCGGCGGGCATCCCCGGGGTCGGGCCGGCCGTGCTGATCTCGTTCCTCATCGCCGGCGTCGCGAGCGCGGCGGCCGCGTTCTCCTACGCCGAGTTCGCGGGCCTGATCCCCAAGGCAGGTTCGGCCTACACGTACGGCTACGCGGTGCTCGGCGAGGTCGTCGGCTGGTTCATCGGCTGGGACCTGCTGCTGGAGTACACCGCGATCGTGGCGGTGGTGGCCATCGGCATCTCCGGCTACTTCAGCTTCCTGCTCGGCCAGCTCGGCCTCGACCTGCCCGCCTGGATGCTCGGCGCCCCCGGCACCGGACCCGGCCACAAGGTCGACCTCTTCGCCATGCTGCTGTGCCTGCTGATCGCCTACCTGCTCAACCGCGGCATCCGCAGCGCCGCCCGGTTCGAGACGGTGATGGTCGGGATCAAGGTCCTGATCGTGCTGGTGGTCATCCTGGTCGGCTTCTTCTACGTCAAGACGGGCAACTACACGCCGTTCGCCCCGGCCGGCTTCGGCGGCGCGGTGACCGGCGCGGCGACGGTCTTCTTCGCCGTCTTCGGGTACGACGCCATGAGCACCGCCGCGGAGGAGTCGAAGGACGCGCAGCGGCACATGCCGAAGGCGATCCTCTACTCGCTGGGGATCTCGATGGTGCTGTACGTGCTGGCCTGCCTGGTGCTGACCGGCATGCAGAAGTACACCGAGATCGACCCGAAGAGCGGCTTCTCGACGGCGTTCAAGTCGGTCGGCCTCTCCGGGCTGGCCACGGTGATCGCGATCGGCGCCATCGTCGGCATCCTCACCGTGCTGTTCACGTTCCTGATGGGCGCCACCCGCGTCGGCTACTCGATGAGCCGCGACGGCCTGCTCCCGCCGTGGTTCGGCAAGACGAACCCGAAGCGCCAGGTGCCGAGCCGCATGACGTGGATCCTCGGCGGCGCTTCCGCGATCATCGCCGGGGTGCTGCCGATCGGCGAGGCCGCCGAGCTGACGAACATCGGCATCCTGCTCGCGTTCGTCGTCGTCTGCGTCGCGGTGATCGTGCTGCGCTACAAGCAGCCGAACCTGCCCCGGACGTTCAAGACGCCGGGCATGCCGGTGGTCCCGGCCGTCGGCATCGTGTTCTCGATCTGGCTGATCACGTTCCTGCAGCCGGCGACCTGGATCCGGTTCGCGATCTGGTTCGCCATCGGCATGGTGATCTACTTCCTCTACAGCCGCCGGCACTCGCTCCTGAACCACACGCCGGCTGCTTCGTCCGCTTCGGACGTCGAGAAGACGGACTAG
- a CDS encoding alpha/beta fold hydrolase — protein MTATKRPDSAGPGGRSSSDPDPIRVSFRRYAGVRTRVLEVGEAGPDPDLPRRSLRRRAATPHVRPSAPRLVLLHGYCDSADTWRPALEQLAAAGIPAVAVDLPGFGDAQPLRPGPMLPQLDAFTTAVVREQAVLGSVVLAGNSLGGTMSLRAAQNSRLPISGVVSIAAPGFVDSWLIRTVARYPFPLRLYSALPVPVPGFLVRKVAEQLVPRLLYANSGAADALQVQRFTALFPDYRATKSRLEQARQLVAELADAYRLDSVKVPLLVVACGKDKLVTAASGRQLHTLVPHSRLLVREDWGHCPQLDDPVEIAELLTYFAASAVRTTQAKRAVETVSEDTAAG, from the coding sequence ATGACCGCGACGAAGCGGCCCGACTCGGCTGGACCGGGCGGCCGGTCCAGCAGCGACCCGGACCCGATCCGGGTCTCCTTCCGGCGCTACGCCGGTGTCCGCACCCGCGTCCTGGAGGTCGGCGAAGCCGGCCCGGACCCGGACCTCCCCCGCCGCTCGCTGCGCCGCCGCGCGGCCACGCCCCACGTGCGGCCGAGCGCGCCGCGCCTGGTGCTGCTGCACGGCTACTGCGACAGCGCCGACACCTGGCGCCCCGCCCTGGAGCAGCTCGCGGCCGCCGGGATCCCGGCGGTCGCGGTCGATCTGCCGGGTTTCGGGGACGCGCAGCCGCTGCGGCCCGGTCCGATGCTGCCGCAGCTCGACGCGTTCACCACGGCCGTCGTCCGCGAGCAGGCCGTGCTCGGCTCGGTCGTGCTGGCCGGCAACTCCCTCGGCGGCACGATGAGCCTGCGCGCCGCGCAGAACAGCCGTCTCCCCATCTCCGGCGTCGTGTCCATCGCCGCGCCCGGGTTCGTCGACTCGTGGCTGATCCGGACCGTGGCGCGCTACCCGTTCCCCCTGCGGCTCTACTCTGCGCTGCCGGTCCCGGTACCGGGCTTCCTGGTGCGCAAGGTCGCCGAGCAGCTCGTCCCGCGGCTCCTCTACGCGAACTCGGGCGCGGCCGACGCGCTCCAGGTGCAACGCTTCACGGCCCTGTTCCCGGACTACCGCGCGACCAAGAGCCGGCTCGAGCAGGCCCGGCAGCTCGTCGCGGAGCTCGCCGACGCCTACCGCCTCGACTCGGTGAAGGTGCCGCTGCTGGTCGTCGCGTGCGGCAAGGACAAGCTCGTGACCGCCGCGTCCGGACGGCAGCTGCACACGCTCGTGCCGCACAGCCGCCTGCTGGTCCGCGAAGACTGGGGGCACTGCCCGCAGCTGGACGACCCGGTCGAGATCGCGGAGCTGCTCACCTACTTCGCGGCGAGCGCGGTCCGGACCACCCAGGCCAAGCGCGCGGTCGAGACGGTGAGCGAGGACACCGCGGCGGGCTGA
- a CDS encoding quinone oxidoreductase family protein, producing the protein MFAVYAQEPNAESPLDSLVVGERPEPDVPDGWVRVHVKAASLNMHDLWTLRGVGIKPEQFPMILGCDGAGTLDDGSEVVIHSVINAPGWQGDDTLDPKRTLLTEKHQGTFADQVVVPARNVVPKPAGLSFAEAATMGTAWLTAYRMLFVKSGLRPGQTMLVQGASGGVSTALVQLGRAAGFRVWVTGRSEEKRALASSLGAHQTFESGARLPERVDAVFETVGKATWSHSVKSLKPGGIIVVSGSTSGPDAGAELQRVFFLQLRVSGSTMGTRDELADLLAYLDLTGVRPQIGAELPFSEAPKGFRAMLDGDTAGKIVFTR; encoded by the coding sequence ATGTTCGCCGTGTACGCGCAGGAACCCAACGCCGAAAGCCCCCTGGACTCGCTCGTCGTCGGCGAGCGCCCCGAACCCGACGTGCCGGACGGCTGGGTCCGCGTGCACGTCAAGGCGGCCAGCCTCAACATGCACGACCTCTGGACGCTGCGAGGCGTCGGGATCAAGCCCGAGCAGTTCCCGATGATCCTCGGCTGCGACGGCGCCGGGACCCTCGACGACGGCTCCGAGGTCGTGATCCACTCGGTGATCAACGCGCCGGGCTGGCAGGGTGACGACACCCTCGACCCGAAGCGGACGCTGCTCACCGAGAAGCACCAGGGCACCTTCGCCGACCAGGTCGTCGTGCCGGCCCGCAACGTCGTTCCGAAGCCCGCCGGGCTCAGCTTCGCCGAGGCCGCGACCATGGGCACGGCCTGGCTGACCGCCTACCGGATGCTCTTCGTGAAGTCCGGGCTGCGGCCCGGCCAGACGATGCTCGTCCAGGGCGCCTCCGGCGGGGTCTCGACGGCGCTGGTGCAGCTCGGCCGCGCGGCCGGGTTCCGGGTCTGGGTGACCGGCCGCAGTGAGGAGAAGCGCGCGCTGGCCTCGAGCCTCGGCGCGCACCAGACGTTCGAGTCGGGCGCGCGGCTGCCCGAGCGCGTCGACGCCGTGTTCGAGACCGTCGGCAAGGCGACCTGGTCGCATTCGGTCAAATCGCTCAAGCCGGGCGGGATCATCGTCGTCTCCGGCTCGACCAGCGGCCCGGACGCGGGTGCCGAGCTGCAGCGCGTCTTCTTCCTCCAGCTGCGCGTCTCCGGGTCGACCATGGGCACCCGCGACGAGCTCGCGGACCTGCTCGCCTACCTCGACCTGACCGGGGTGCGGCCGCAGATCGGCGCCGAACTGCCCTTCTCCGAGGCCCCTAAGGGGTTCCGGGCGATGCTCGACGGCGACACCGCCGGCAAGATCGTCTTCACCCGCTAG
- a CDS encoding ribonuclease domain-containing protein yields the protein MFNRRRITAALIGLLVLVLGGWLVKDAVSDDSKPAPGTSTSSSATAPAKGGAAVPGADSGLPVKALSTLPPQAGDTWKLIEKGGPYPYPRNDDVVFENREKRLPGKKSGYYHEYTVKTPGSADRGARRLITGQAHELYYTGDHYASFVVVDPAR from the coding sequence ATGTTCAACCGTAGGCGGATCACCGCCGCCCTGATCGGGCTCCTCGTACTGGTGCTGGGGGGCTGGCTGGTCAAGGACGCCGTCAGCGACGACTCGAAGCCGGCGCCGGGCACCTCCACGAGCAGCTCGGCGACCGCCCCCGCGAAGGGTGGCGCGGCCGTGCCGGGCGCGGACTCCGGGCTGCCGGTCAAGGCGCTCTCGACGCTGCCCCCGCAGGCCGGCGACACGTGGAAGCTGATCGAAAAGGGCGGGCCGTACCCGTACCCGCGCAACGACGACGTCGTGTTCGAGAACCGCGAGAAACGGTTGCCCGGCAAGAAGTCCGGCTATTACCACGAGTACACCGTGAAGACCCCCGGCAGCGCCGACCGCGGCGCGCGGCGGCTGATCACGGGCCAGGCCCACGAGCTGTACTACACCGGCGACCACTACGCGTCGTTCGTCGTCGTGGACCCGGCCCGATGA
- a CDS encoding barstar family protein — protein MSASEQAKAAAEEAFARGAYPHLVNSRPTVDKAGTLAAFAEALSFPDHFGNNLDALYDCLTDLSWLPPGEHVLIWPGSDALRKAEPKTYLAIRSVLSDAQRALGPNGRSAGSWRLTVVLPDA, from the coding sequence ATGAGCGCCTCGGAGCAGGCGAAGGCCGCCGCGGAAGAGGCCTTCGCGAGGGGCGCGTACCCGCACCTGGTGAACTCGCGGCCCACCGTGGACAAGGCCGGCACGCTGGCCGCGTTCGCCGAGGCACTGTCCTTTCCGGACCACTTCGGCAACAACCTCGACGCCCTCTACGACTGCCTGACCGACCTGTCCTGGCTGCCGCCGGGGGAGCACGTGCTGATCTGGCCGGGCTCGGACGCGCTGCGCAAGGCCGAGCCCAAGACCTACCTGGCGATCCGCAGCGTGCTCTCGGACGCGCAGCGCGCACTCGGGCCGAACGGCCGCAGCGCCGGTTCGTGGCGGCTCACGGTCGTGCTGCCGGACGCCTGA
- a CDS encoding Lrp/AsnC family transcriptional regulator: MDTVILDDLDRGLVHALQIDGRASMRTLGQVLGVSENTVARRYRRLRDAGLLRVTGAVSGGEAGYTTWTLRLRTTPDAGAAVADALADRTDVSWVHLLSGGTEISCTVHAPDTAGRDDLLLRKLPRANRVTAVSAHELLHTFALPDGWSGLHCLSPEQVERLRPPPPEGTGLAPEPGDRALLDALARDGRAGYTALAAATGWSDSTVRRRMEVLRRHGTLTYHLDVSPARLGFRSETRLWLAVAPANLAEAGEALAGHPETSFAVATTGTTNLTAMVNCRDGGDLYRYLTDRVAGLPGVRTLESAPVIRTVKRAGTPLRRPAARP, from the coding sequence ATGGATACCGTCATCCTGGACGACCTCGACCGCGGGCTCGTGCACGCCCTGCAGATCGACGGCCGCGCGTCGATGCGCACGCTCGGCCAGGTGCTCGGCGTCTCCGAGAACACGGTCGCCCGCCGCTACCGGCGGCTGCGGGACGCCGGTCTCCTCCGCGTCACGGGCGCGGTCAGCGGCGGCGAAGCGGGCTACACGACGTGGACCCTGCGCCTGCGCACGACACCCGACGCCGGGGCCGCCGTGGCGGACGCGCTCGCCGACCGGACCGACGTCTCGTGGGTGCACCTGCTCTCCGGCGGCACCGAGATCTCCTGCACCGTCCACGCACCGGACACGGCCGGGCGCGACGACCTCCTGCTGCGCAAACTGCCGCGCGCCAACCGGGTCACCGCCGTCTCCGCGCACGAACTGCTGCACACGTTCGCGCTCCCGGACGGCTGGAGTGGGCTGCACTGCCTGTCACCCGAGCAGGTCGAACGCCTGCGCCCGCCCCCACCGGAAGGCACCGGCCTCGCACCGGAACCCGGCGACCGGGCCCTCCTCGACGCCCTCGCGCGGGACGGGCGCGCCGGCTACACGGCGCTGGCGGCGGCGACCGGCTGGTCCGACTCGACCGTGCGACGCCGGATGGAGGTGCTGCGGCGGCACGGCACGCTGACCTACCACCTCGACGTCTCCCCGGCCCGCCTGGGATTCCGCTCCGAAACGCGGCTCTGGCTGGCGGTGGCGCCGGCGAACCTGGCCGAGGCGGGCGAGGCGCTGGCGGGCCACCCGGAGACGTCGTTCGCGGTCGCCACCACCGGCACCACGAACCTCACCGCGATGGTGAACTGCCGCGACGGCGGCGACCTCTACCGCTACCTCACCGATCGCGTGGCCGGGCTCCCCGGCGTGCGGACGCTCGAAAGCGCGCCGGTCATCCGCACGGTCAAGCGCGCGGGGACGCCGCTCAGGCGTCCGGCAGCACGACCGTGA